One region of Camelina sativa cultivar DH55 chromosome 6, Cs, whole genome shotgun sequence genomic DNA includes:
- the LOC109133282 gene encoding receptor-like kinase TMK2, giving the protein MSQGSLRRHLFQWEEEGLKPLEWTTQLTIALDVAKGVEYLHTLALQCQSYIHKDLEPANILLGDYMRAKVSDFGLVRATEEGRASIRTKCVGTAGYIAPEYQMTGRVTTKVDVFSFGVILRQLVTGQEALDENRSEYDHHIFTWFRKFFIDNNSIGKAIDETIELNEETCTVIDEVAKLAIHYCAKEPARRPEMSYIVSMLTSIIVHWAPSEIEEEDEDDTSATISEIIKGWKEPSGVVVGDELPGYTVLGCNNVIGHHVVVGVKCQDLKYKNWDDAFFALVTTIVCTEIKFPTGSIFHQLVYLEPHTNKEAWWNLLSIMLDSSPQLQFLELIDSRPLGSRKDLVAHGTWNQPNNVAECLLHHLETFVRNGYKEQLEESNIFVSATLPIHFKLGKKL; this is encoded by the exons ATGTCTCAAGGTAGTTTAAGAAGACATCTATTCCAGTGGGAGGAAGAAGGGTTAAAACCCCTTGAGTGGACTACACAGCTTACTATTGCATTGGATGTGGCCAAAGGGGTAGAATATTTGCATACTTTGGCTCTTCAATGTCAGAGTTACATACACAAAGATCTAGAACCGGCAAACATTCTTTTGGGAGATTATATGCGTGCAAAGGTTTCTGACTTTGGCTTGGTCAGGGCTACAGAAGAGGGCAGAGCATCTATCAGGACAAAGTGTGTGGGAACAGCTGGTTACATTGCACCTGAATATCAAA TGACTGGAAGGGTAACTACAAAAGTTGATGTATTCAGTTTTGGAGTCATTCTCAGGCAACTAGTAACAGGGCAGGAAGCTTTAGACGAGAATCGATCTGAATATGATCATCATATCTTTACTTGGTTCAGGAAATTTTTCATCGACAACAACTCTATAGGAAAAGCCATTGACGAAACCATCGAGCTCAACGAAGAAACCTGCACCGTCATTGATGAGGTAGCAAAACTGGCAATTCACTATTGCGCCAAGGAACCTGCACGGAGACCTGAGATGAGTTATATTGTCTCTATGTTGACATCAATCATAGTACATTGGGCACCTAGTGAgattgaagaggaagatgaagatgatacaAGTGCAACAATTTCAGAGATCATAAAGGGATGGAAGGAGC CCAGTGGTGTTGTTGTTGGCGATGAGCTTCCTGGTTATACAGTCTTAGGATGCAATAACGTCATAGGTCACCATGTCGTGGTTGGTGTTAAATGTCAAGACTTGAAGTACAAG AATTGGGATGATGCTTTCTTTGCATTGGTGACAACAATTGTTTGTACCGAG ATTAAGTTTCCTACCGGTAGCATCTTCCACCAGCTAGTATATTTGGAGCCACATACAAATAAAGAAGCGTGGTGGAATCTACTTTCGATCATGCTCGATAGTTCTCCTCAATTGCAATTCCTCGAGCTCATTGAT TCTCGGCCACTGGGTTCAAGAAAAGATCTTGTGGCTCATGGGACATGGAACCAACCAAATAATGTTGCGGAATGTTTGTTGCATCATCTCGAGACATTTGTGAGGAATGGTTACAAAGAGCAACTAGAAGAG TCTAATATCTTCGTCTCCGCTACGCTACCTATTCACTTTAAGCTTggaaaaaagctttaa